The genomic segment GAATCCGAGGAAGATGGTCTTTTCATATGCCTTGTTGCCCTTTGCTGCCTTTGCAGCTGCACAAGCCATATCGTCGTTGTTTGCACAGATGATTGCCACGCCTTCCGGATGCGTCTGCATGATCGCTTCCATGGAGTTTACAGCCTTATCTGCAACTGCATCTGCGTACTGGGTTTCCTTCTCAAGGAAGGTGCCGCCAGCTTCTTCAATGCCTTCTTTGTAGCCGGTCATACGAGCAGTGTTGGTAGCATCGCCCTGCACACCTGCAATCTCAATGCATTCAACCTTGTCCCAACCGGCTGCCTTTGCTTCTTCAACTGCTTTTTCTGCGCCCATCTTCGCAGCCTTTTCGTTGCCGGTACCAACAAAAGAGACAACCTTGTCCGAGTTGATGTTGGTATCCAGTGCAATAACCGGCTTGTCGGTCGCTGCAATCTGTGCCGCCACAGAATCCGACTGCAGCGGAGCGATAATATACGCATCATAACCGCCGCCGTTGATATCGGTGTCAATCATGTTGGTCTGTTCATCGTAGGAAGTCTCAGACGGAGGGCCCTTGACGTCGACCTTGACGCCCGGATTGTCCTTCTCGTACTGCTCGCAGCCTGCCTTGATGAGCTGCCAGTGCTCGGATGCTTCGGTCTTGAGGATAACGCTGACCTTCAGTTCATCGCCGGAAGAACCGGAACCAGCTGTCTTGTCGCCGCCGGAGCTGCCACAAGCACACAGACCTGTCACCATTGCGCCTGCCAAAAGCATCGCTGCCAAACGCTTCATTTTCATAATTCTTCTCCTTTTCTCTTTCCTGTGGATTTTTATTCAACAGCCCTACCTGCTGTTAGAATCCATTAGCAATGCTGCATGATGGCAGCTACCGCGGTCTTGGTGTCGGTCTCCGGGAACAGCTCATATCCCACTCTGCCCGTGTAACCGCACGCCTCCAGATAGCGAATGACCTTGGTGTAATTGATTTCACCCGTGCCCGGCTCATGTCTGCCCGGTGCGTCTGCCACATGAATATGACCGAACTGATCTGCATAGTTCGAGATCGTATCGCAGATGCATCCCTCATTGATCTGCATGTGGTATACGTCGTACAACAGCTTGAGTCGCGGAGAACCAATCAGGCGGCAGATTTCTGCGCCCATCTGCGTCGTTGCAAGGAAGTTGCCGACATGATCGGTCGTGATGTTCAATGCCTCAAGGTTCAGATTGATTTCCTCTTCCTCTGCCAGCTTTGCGCAAGCCAGAAGGGTATCATACATCGAGCACAGCTTGACGGTATGAGACAGGTTGTCATAGTGGTTGACAACGATGCCGCCATCGCCCAGCGCGTTGGAATGAATCGTTACGCTGGTTGCGCCGACTTTTTTCGCTGCGTCAATGGACTGCTTGAGATATGCGAGATACGGCTCCTTGTGTGTCGGATCAACCAGAGAATAATCGGCATCTCCGTTAAAACCGGAAATTGCGATGCCAGCCTTCTGTGCTGCTTCTCTCGTTGCATCCAGATCACGAATGCGCCAATCCCAGAACTCTACAGCTTCAAAGCCGTCATCCTTTGCTGCCTGAAAACGATCGAGCCAACCCAGCTCGGTGTACAGGGTATCAATGCACGCGCATTTTCTCAGTGCCATTATTCTACCTCCGAAATTTTAACCGGACGGCCTTCATGCAGAGACTTGGTTGCAGCTGCTGCCATCAGTACCGGATACAGACCATCTTCGCCGGTAACCGGTGTCTCTGTGTCGTTTGCCACTGCCTGTGCAAATGCCTGCATCTCTGCAACAAATGCGCCGGTATAACGATCCCACATAACCTTATAAGCAGTGCCATAGGTTGTTCCCTCTGCGGTAGACAGAACAGCCGTGTTCGGAATATCATTTTCATCCTGTGCACAGCCTTCGGAGCCAAATACTTCGACTCTCTGATCGTAGCCGTAAACCGCCTTACGGGAGTTGTCAATCACACCAATGGCACCGTTTTCAAACTTCAAGGTGACAACAGCGGTATCGACATCGCCTGCTTCTCCAATGCCCGGATCTACCAGAACAGAACCATATGCAGATACTTCTGTAACCTCAGATCCTGCAAGGAAGCGAACCATGTCAAAGTCGTGAATCATCATATCGTAGAAGATACCGCCGGATACCTTAACATAGGATACCGGAGGTGGCTCCGGATCACGGGAGGACACTTTAATCAGATTGACCTTGCCAATCTTGCCCTGCTGTACCATATCGTATACAGCACGATGGTTGTGGTCAAAGCGACGGCAGAAACCAATCTGCAGCTTGACACCTGCATCCTTTGCCGCGT from the Butyricicoccus intestinisimiae genome contains:
- a CDS encoding sugar ABC transporter substrate-binding protein; the protein is MKMKRLAAMLLAGAMVTGLCACGSSGGDKTAGSGSSGDELKVSVILKTEASEHWQLIKAGCEQYEKDNPGVKVDVKGPPSETSYDEQTNMIDTDINGGGYDAYIIAPLQSDSVAAQIAATDKPVIALDTNINSDKVVSFVGTGNEKAAKMGAEKAVEEAKAAGWDKVECIEIAGVQGDATNTARMTGYKEGIEEAGGTFLEKETQYADAVADKAVNSMEAIMQTHPEGVAIICANNDDMACAAAKAAKGNKAYEKTIFLGFDGSTSACQAVLDGSLTLTCAQQPYDMGYKACETAVKAAKGESVDNVDTGTEIIEKDNAQARIDKMNEYLAKIK
- the iolG gene encoding inositol 2-dehydrogenase, with protein sequence MKVGIIGAGRIGKVHAKNISMFVPEMEIKTIADPFANDATREFAAQYHIPNVTTDAADILEDPEIEAVLICSSTDTHSHFIIEAAKAKKHIFCEKPIDYDLNKVHEAINAAKDAGVKLQIGFCRRFDHNHRAVYDMVQQGKIGKVNLIKVSSRDPEPPPVSYVKVSGGIFYDMMIHDFDMVRFLAGSEVTEVSAYGSVLVDPGIGEAGDVDTAVVTLKFENGAIGVIDNSRKAVYGYDQRVEVFGSEGCAQDENDIPNTAVLSTAEGTTYGTAYKVMWDRYTGAFVAEMQAFAQAVANDTETPVTGEDGLYPVLMAAAATKSLHEGRPVKISEVE
- a CDS encoding TIM barrel protein, with the protein product MALRKCACIDTLYTELGWLDRFQAAKDDGFEAVEFWDWRIRDLDATREAAQKAGIAISGFNGDADYSLVDPTHKEPYLAYLKQSIDAAKKVGATSVTIHSNALGDGGIVVNHYDNLSHTVKLCSMYDTLLACAKLAEEEEINLNLEALNITTDHVGNFLATTQMGAEICRLIGSPRLKLLYDVYHMQINEGCICDTISNYADQFGHIHVADAPGRHEPGTGEINYTKVIRYLEACGYTGRVGYELFPETDTKTAVAAIMQHC